The DNA segment CTCCGGATGCAGCTCGAGCAGGAATCCGCGCGCAGCGCGCGCGCGGCCGGGTGGATCGCCCGCTTGGCCGAGCTCGCCGACGCGCGCGACCGCACGGCGGCGGCCCAGCAGCTCGCCGAGGTGTTCGTCGAGGCGACGGGCGCGGCGGCAGCCGCCGTGTACCTGACCGCCGGAGAGCGCTCCAGCGAGCTGGTCCGCTCCGCGGCGATGGGGCCGCTCGAGCGCGCGCCCGCCTACGGGACCGAGACCGACATCCTCGATTTCGCCCGGCGCGAGCAGCTCATCGTCGTCCCGCTGGCTCTCCGCAAGCTCGCCGCAGGGCACCTCCTTCTCCAGAAGGAGCCTGGCCGCAGCTCCGCGTTCCCTTCGGTCAGGCGCCCGGACAGCGCCGCCTCGACCCCGCGGCGCGCCCCCCTCCTCGACGGCCTGGTCAAGCTCCTCGCCACGCAGGCGACGACGGCGCTCGCCCTCCTCGGCGAACGCGAGCGCTCGACGGGCGGCGCAGCGATGAAGGATCCGGCGTCGAGCGCTTACTCGTTCGCCTACTACGTCGATGTCGCCGGCCGGGAGATCGACAAGGCCAGGCGGTACGGCCGCCGGTTCACGATCGCGACCATCGTGATCGAGCCTGACGCGGCAGCCGCACCGGAGCGCCCAGGCGACCTCGCCTTCTGGAGGATCACGCCGGCGCCCCCTGCCAACACGCACAACCCGGGTCAGGTTGTCGAGCACCTGCTCCGCGCCGTGCGCGACACCGACATCCTGGCCCGCGTCGATGAGAACGAGTTCCACCTGCTGATGCCGGAGACGGCCGCCCTGGAGGCTCACGCCTGCCATCGACGGATGCTCTCCAACGTCGCCGAGAGCGAGAAGCGGGCCGGGTACCTTCCGAAGGGGCTGCTCGTCGGCGTCGCCACGTTCCCCCATGACGGCCAGAGCCTCGCTCAGCTGCTCCGCATCGCCCGGCGGCGGGCCGACGCCACCAAGTCCTCGATCGTCCATCGCATCCCTCAGGATCGGCGGAGCATGGGCGAGATCATCAACCTCCTCTTCCGGGAGTCCCCCGCGCCCGGTGGAGCTTCCGCGATCTCGGCGCCCCGCGCGCTCGATCTGTCGGTGTCCGATACGATCCTGCTCGCGACGTCGGTCGTCAGGAACGCGCTCCGCGGGGGCGCGGTGTTCGTGCTGGTCGCTCACCACGACGGGCTGAGCCTGGGAGCGCAGGTCAAGGCGCTGCTGGCCTCGCCGCGCGACGA comes from the Sorangium aterium genome and includes:
- a CDS encoding diguanylate cyclase domain-containing protein; its protein translation is MTASLEGVWSPGRAPAHEFSLKVLAVIADEATRTLFSRVITSDELLLAGDLAEGIVLAETAAPDIAFIDVGLGDGAGLAMVHHLKALASEATVFALATRAELEAGAHAVALGGAGLFLLPLGGDEVLNAVGSVRLRFAERALRMQLEQESARSARAAGWIARLAELADARDRTAAAQQLAEVFVEATGAAAAAVYLTAGERSSELVRSAAMGPLERAPAYGTETDILDFARREQLIVVPLALRKLAAGHLLLQKEPGRSSAFPSVRRPDSAASTPRRAPLLDGLVKLLATQATTALALLGERERSTGGAAMKDPASSAYSFAYYVDVAGREIDKARRYGRRFTIATIVIEPDAAAAPERPGDLAFWRITPAPPANTHNPGQVVEHLLRAVRDTDILARVDENEFHLLMPETAALEAHACHRRMLSNVAESEKRAGYLPKGLLVGVATFPHDGQSLAQLLRIARRRADATKSSIVHRIPQDRRSMGEIINLLFRESPAPGGASAISAPRALDLSVSDTILLATSVVRNALRGGAVFVLVAHHDGLSLGAQVKALLASPRDDVVVHTVDLRSSPGCDDIEALCVLAEHGAYALIGRNQGGFVKGIHAADPLLADFLAERLGRAAGLRVFG